The Methanosarcina barkeri str. Wiesmoor DNA segment AAGAACCTGGCATTGAGATTTTTCTTTGCAAAGGAGAATACCCGGTATTTACCATGGTCTTCTGGGGCAAGGACAGGGAAGAAACCGGAGCAAAAAGATGTAAGGGACTTTCGGTTCTGAAGGAGCGTTTTGGAGCGGTTTTATGACGGAATAAAAAAGAACCAAAAGGGTATTAAAATGGATTAAATAAACTAGAATTACTCAAAGCAGGAAATGGAGATCAATATGGAACTAACCTCAGATGATTCGACAAATATTGACAAGCAGTCTCAGGAAGCAGATTCTGCTTTGCAGAGAACAGGGCTTGACGTAAAAGAAATCTGCGAAAAATGCTGTATTTACGAGCATTTTATGCTAGAAAAAAAAGGGGATCTTGTTCCTGTGGGAGAACAGGCTCTTTCCAAGGACGATGAATGCGAGAAATTCTATGAAGAGCCAGGCATTAAAATTTTACTTTACAGAGGAGAGAATCCGGTATTTGCTTTGATTTCCTGTGGCAAGGATGAGGAAGAAGCTGAGGCAAAAAAAAGTAAAGGCTTTTCAGTTCTGAAGGAGCGGTTGAGTGAAGGAATAAATTCGAGTACTGGAACAGAAATTGAAAATGATTGAAGAGATTAAGATTCTTTAAACCTAAGTTTTAAAGAGTCTAAGTTTTTAAAGATATTAAAATTCTAAAACTCAGTTAAAGTAACTGAGATTCAAAAAATCCAGATTTAAAAATCTAAGGTTTAAATTTTCCTAAAAACAGGAAATGGCGATAAAAATGGCACTCTTAACTCCCGATGATTTGATAAACATTAATATGCAACTTCAGAAAGCTGACTCTGCTGTGCAAGAAGTAACGGGGCTTGATATAAAAGGTATTTGCAAGGCTCTCTACGGTACTTTCTCGAGCTCCGAAAAAGTAGGCATCGTGCCTGTAACTTCGGGAAACGGAATTATAGGAAACTTTTCGGCTTCCCTGCATGCAATTACGCAGTATTTCGGATTTGACAGTTTTGTTACGGATATGCCGGATGTTAGCGGCTATTATGAAGCTGTGCAGAACGGAGCCGAGATCATCCTTATGGCAGACGACCGCACTTTCCTTGCCCATAACCTCAAAAATGGAAAAATGGCCAATAATCAACCCTGCACAGGTATTATCTATGCTGAGATCGCTTCCAGATATCTGAAAGCCGACTCAAAGGATGTACTTGTTGTGGGGCTTGGGAAAGTAGGTTTCCCCGGAGCCGAGCATTTAGTGCAGAAAGACTTTAGGGTTTACGGGTATGATGCTGATGAAACTCTCCTTGAGAGAGCCACTTCAAACCTCGGGATTATTCCTTTCGACCCTGCGAATCCGAAAAAATTTTCCATTATATTCGAGGCGACTCCAT contains these protein-coding regions:
- the pylD gene encoding pyrrolysine synthase PylD, encoding MAIKMALLTPDDLININMQLQKADSAVQEVTGLDIKGICKALYGTFSSSEKVGIVPVTSGNGIIGNFSASLHAITQYFGFDSFVTDMPDVSGYYEAVQNGAEIILMADDRTFLAHNLKNGKMANNQPCTGIIYAEIASRYLKADSKDVLVVGLGKVGFPGAEHLVQKDFRVYGYDADETLLERATSNLGIIPFDPANPKKFSIIFEATPCANTIPEAVLSENCVLSTPGIPCAISEELRDKYEVQLIAEPLGIGTASMLYSVL